The Edaphobacter bradus genome contains a region encoding:
- a CDS encoding TetR/AcrR family transcriptional regulator, whose product MGYSAADTAKKHQQILDESIRLFLERGFSGVSVSELMSAAGLTHGPFYNHFASKESLMSEALTREMERARGDLDKLPPTQRGKARYVDDYLSTKHITDCGGGCPVAALASEVRQEKHVQGAFTDNLKAFIHKFATRFPWRSRRSARGDAIHMFASMVGALILARAVNDNEFAQEILTETRKRLV is encoded by the coding sequence ATGGGATACTCGGCAGCGGATACCGCAAAAAAACATCAGCAGATCCTCGATGAGTCGATACGCCTTTTTCTAGAAAGGGGGTTTTCAGGAGTCAGTGTCAGCGAGCTGATGAGCGCGGCCGGCTTGACACATGGTCCCTTTTACAACCACTTCGCCTCCAAAGAATCTCTTATGTCGGAAGCTCTCACACGTGAGATGGAGCGAGCCAGGGGCGACTTGGATAAATTGCCTCCTACTCAGCGAGGCAAAGCTCGATACGTGGACGACTACTTGAGTACAAAGCATATAACGGATTGCGGTGGAGGATGTCCCGTTGCCGCTCTGGCGTCTGAGGTTCGCCAGGAAAAGCATGTTCAAGGCGCCTTCACGGACAACCTAAAAGCTTTCATCCACAAATTCGCGACCCGCTTCCCCTGGCGCTCTCGTCGTTCCGCGCGCGGAGATGCGATCCATATGTTTGCCTCGATGGTTGGGGCTCTCATTCTTGCCCGAGCTGTCAATGATAACGAGTTCGCTCAGGAGATTCTTACTGAGACACGAAAGCGCCTTGTATGA
- a CDS encoding DJ-1/PfpI family protein codes for MKIRDSVAFVTGADRGIGLVFAQELLAAGARKVYAAARNQERIPVDGVTRIHLDETDLNTVASAKTLQTESSKCYVSKSKMLPVLGALIVLLFAAQPLPVLAQSAGKVLIIMSSARQLVLNDGKVYNTGYYLPELADPLRKLLDAGYTPVFANPKGDAPNFDPVSNDKFYFGNSDQARASAVALVESMQGLKHPMTLAQVLEEGTDGYVGIFIPGGHAPMQDLMQDKTLGQILLAFHSNGRPTALICHGPMALLSTVSDPVAFRAALAKRDYVTAATIAKDWPYAGYRLTVFSSAEEHMLEGSSGQLGGQVQFYPPDGLAQAGAHVDHVGLWQPNVIEDREVITGQQPGSSELFGDALVAKLRDARH; via the coding sequence ATGAAGATTCGTGATTCAGTCGCATTCGTAACCGGCGCAGACCGGGGAATCGGTTTGGTATTTGCACAAGAACTGCTCGCTGCAGGGGCACGAAAAGTCTATGCCGCAGCGCGCAATCAAGAACGTATTCCGGTTGATGGAGTAACGCGGATACACCTGGACGAGACGGATCTCAACACCGTCGCTTCTGCCAAGACTTTGCAAACAGAATCCAGCAAATGCTACGTATCCAAATCCAAGATGCTGCCTGTGCTTGGCGCTCTGATAGTGCTGCTATTTGCGGCCCAGCCGCTTCCCGTATTGGCGCAATCAGCGGGTAAGGTACTTATCATCATGTCGAGCGCACGACAACTCGTCCTGAATGACGGCAAGGTATACAACACAGGCTATTACTTGCCAGAGCTTGCCGATCCCCTCCGCAAACTTCTCGATGCTGGATACACCCCGGTCTTTGCCAATCCGAAGGGGGATGCACCGAATTTCGACCCCGTTTCAAATGACAAGTTCTACTTTGGAAACAGTGATCAAGCTCGCGCGTCCGCTGTTGCTCTGGTCGAGTCGATGCAAGGTCTGAAACATCCCATGACACTTGCCCAGGTACTTGAGGAGGGAACCGATGGCTATGTTGGAATCTTCATCCCAGGTGGGCACGCCCCGATGCAGGACCTGATGCAAGACAAGACTCTGGGACAAATACTGCTCGCATTTCACTCGAATGGTCGCCCGACCGCCCTTATCTGCCATGGTCCAATGGCGCTCTTGTCGACGGTCTCGGACCCAGTGGCGTTCCGGGCCGCACTCGCAAAGAGAGACTACGTCACAGCCGCCACCATCGCCAAGGACTGGCCGTACGCTGGTTATAGGCTGACGGTCTTCTCCTCCGCCGAGGAGCATATGCTGGAGGGTTCTTCCGGTCAGCTTGGTGGCCAAGTGCAATTCTACCCTCCCGATGGTTTAGCCCAGGCTGGCGCGCATGTAGACCATGTTGGCTTGTGGCAACCGAATGTCATTGAGGACCGAGAAGTGATTACCGGCCAACAGCCAGGCTCGTCCGAACTCTTCGGGGATGCCCTCGTAGCTAAGCTCAGAGATGCCCGTCATTGA